One Nicotiana tabacum cultivar K326 chromosome 23, ASM71507v2, whole genome shotgun sequence genomic window, TTGTGCATAACTGTGAGATTCTGAAACAGAGCATACTGACCTTAAAACATTCTGATTACTGAGTGATAAAGCTCCAAAAGATAGGGCAGTGGGGTAAGAAGCATGATTGAAATAAGAGGAAGTAAAGtcagaaagaaaaatatttattgcATACATAGTCATTTAAATAACTAGGCTGCTGAGAAATTCATTCAGATTTTCTGATAGGTGGTGGAGGTATAAGGATGGTGATGGTGATACTAGAATTAGGAGCATACAAGGGAGAAGTGGGATTAGAAACTGGGGTTGAAGATATTCTAGGATTGGGAACAATACGTAAAAAAGGATCAGGAGAATTGTAATTGGGAGATAGAGAAGAGAAATCAAGTGTCCTAGGAGAGGGAAGTGTGATGGGTTTTGTATCTGGAGGGGCAATGTTGTTAATAATAGGCCAGGGTGAAGGAAATGATGAAGGATAAGAAGGAGATGAAAATATAGAATTAGGTATTGTGTTGTCTGAGAGAGGTGCAATTGGAGGAAACACCCGATAGCTTTGTGATGTAGGTGTGGTGACAAAAGGGAAATGGTTTTCATATAACTTCACATCTCTAGACACAAAGACAGTCTTTGGCTTCAATTCTAAAAGCTTGTATCCTTTTTGATGTTGTGAATATCCTAGGAAGGCACATGCATGTGCTTTAGGATCAAATTTTCCTTTGTTGTGAGCTAAAGTAGAAGCATAACAAAAATATCCAAAAACTTTGAGACTATCATACACATGTGGTTTGCCAAATAGGATTTGATAGAGAGTCTTTCCTTTAAGTACGCTAGAAAGGAATCTGTTAACTAAGTAGGTTGCGGTCAAGATGCACTCACTCCAATATTGGATAGGAACCTTAGATTGAAAGAATAAACTCCTTGCAACCTCTAGCAAATGCCTATGCTTCCTCTCAACTATTTCATTCTGTTGGGGTGTGCCCACACAATAAGTTTCATGTAAGATCCCATGTGATAGAAGGAAATCAGATTGTTGTGATCCTTTTCCCAGTTCCAAAGCATTATCAGATCTCACCTTCTTCACCTTAATGTTAAACTGTTTTTCTGTCATggtaaaaaataatttcaaaactgTGAATGCATTTACTTTTAAACTTAGCAAGAAAGTCCATGTTCCTCTACTAAAATTATCTACAACAGTTAGAAAATACTTATAACCATTTTAGGTGTTAGACTTAAAAGGTCCCCAAATATCAATGTGTATAAGATCAAATATGCCATGTGTCTTGATTTGATTTATGGGAAAAGAAAGTCTAGTTTGTTTAGCTTGATGACAAACATCACACACATAATCAAAAGAAGAGGAGAAAGAGATACAACTAAGAGCCTTCATTACTTCAAAAGGTAAATGGCCCAATCTAGCATGCCATTGGATTACATCAGAAATTGTACTCCTAGATATAGGTCCTAAACAAGAAACAGTACTAGAAACAAGACTGGAATGATTtctttttggaattgaaaattcaTCATTACTAGAAGAAATAGATTCTTCACTAATAGAAACAGGTTTCAACAGGTACAAGCCTCCTCTTATTTCACCAAAAACTTGCCCCTCTCCCACTAAAGGGACCTGCAAGACACACCCACTAGAGGTCAAATTAAGAGAACATTCGAACTGAACATATAACTTATGAACTGATAGTAAGTTATATTTAAAAGATGGAACATAGAAGACTCTTTCAAGAACCATGTTATTTTGAATAGAAACTCTTCCTATGTGTGTGGCATATAATTGGAAAGAATTAGGCGAGCTAATATGAACAGGTATAGGAAGAGAAGATAATTCTAGAAAGGAACTTGAATCAAAACACATGTGTTCAGATGCTCCTAAATCAATGATCCAAGTTTTAGTGTTAAAAACTGCTAAACATGTTCCTGAATAATTAAGAATAGTACCATCTACTGCATTGACATTAATTCCAGATCATGTATTGCCTGTATTACCAACTTGAACCTGCTTGATAATGTTAACTAGTTCTGAGATTTGTTCCCTGCTGAAAGACTCATTCTGACTTCCCACATCCCCTTTATTGCTAGGACTTGGgttgatttcattatcttgtcCTCCCATTACTGCATTCCATTTTACTGCAGCTTGATAATCATTAGATTTGGTAAACTGAAAATCATCTAGGAACCCAAAATAACAATCTTCCCTACCATGTCATGTTCTCATGCAATGAGTGCAACTGACATTGGGAGTTATATTTGGCCTTCCTAGCTTTATTCTTTTGTTGATTATTTCCAAATTTTGATGAAGCACTCCATCCCCTTTGTCCTTGATTGTTGTACGTTTGTGCACCTACCATGAATGAAGATGCATCTGAGTTATGTTGAGGACTCACAAGATTCACAAAAGCTTCTCTTTGATTCTCATCTTGTAGAAGCAAAGAATAGGCAAAATCCATGCTAGGCAATGGACTCATCATGAGAATGTTTCCTCTAGCCCGGGCATACACATCATTAAGTCCCATGAGGAACTGAAGGATCCTTTGATCCTCTAAAATCTTAGCCACTTTAGCCTTTCCACCACACACACAGTCACAAGAGCAATTTAAATGAGAGCTTAGTGAATCCATCTCATCCCATAGTTTCTTGAGTATAGTAAAGTAGCTTGAAACACTGCTATTTCCTTGAACTGATGCTGAAATTTTCTTTTGCAGCTGATATAGTTTGGTCCCATTTGACTGGACAAACATGTATTCTAGACTGTTCCATAGGTTTCTTACCATTTTTGAATAGATGACACTGTCACCTATGTCCTTTGACAGCGAGTTAAGCAACCATGAGGTAACCATATCATTAGGTCTACTCCACAGAGGATAATCTGCTGAGTCCAACTTTTGTTTCTACACAAGTGCCATCGACGAAGCCAAGTTTGTTCTTGGCTGAAAGAGAAATAAGAATGGATCTCCTCCAACCTGGAAAACCTCTGCCATCAAAAGGTGCACTGACGAGGCTCATCCCAGGTGCATCTGAAGAATAAAGGAAGTAAGGGTGATTGGAGTCATGGTTCTTTGTTTGACTGGTCGAGCCAGTAACAGTGAGAACTGAGGAAGCTTTTGTTCCAGTCATGGATGAAGATCAGATAAAAATAAGATATAGGATTTGACTAAGAATTGAAAGATCGAGCTAACCTCACTCTGACACCATGTAAAGAAA contains:
- the LOC142177312 gene encoding uncharacterized protein LOC142177312: MVTSWLLNSLSKDIGDSVIYSKMVRNLWNSLEYMFVQSNGTKLYQLQKKISASVQGNSSVSSYFTILKKLWDEMDSLSSHLNCSCDCVCGGKAKVAKILEDQRILQFLMGLNDVYARARGNILMMSPLPSMDFAYSLLLQDENQREAFVNLVSPQHNSDASSFMVGAQTYNNQGQRGWSASSKFGNNQQKNKARKAKYNSQYDFQFTKSNDYQAAVKWNAVMGGQDNEINPSPSNKGDVGSQNESFSREQISELVNIIKQVQVGNTGASEHMCFDSSSFLELSSLPIPVHISSPNSFQLYATHIGRVSIQNNMVPLVGEGQVFGEIRGGLYLLKPVSISEESISSSNDEFSIPKRNHSSLVSSTVSCLGPISRSTISDVIQWHARLGHLPFEVMKALSFLKLFFTMTEKQFNIKVKKVRSDNALELGKGSQQSDFLLSHGILHETYCVGTPQQNEIVERKHRHLLEVARSLFFQSKVPIQYWSECILTATYLVNRFLSSVLKGKTLYQILFGKPHVYDSLKVFGYFCYASTLAHNKGKFDPKAHACAFLGYSQHQKGYKLLELKPKTVFVSRDVKLYENHFPFVTTPTSQSYRVFPPIAPLSDNTIPNSIFSSPSYPSSFPSPWPIINNIAPPDTKPITLPSPRTLDFSSLSPNYNSPDPFLRIVPNPRISSTPVSNPTSPLYAPNSSITITILIPPPPIRKSE